A single window of Caldicellulosiruptor bescii DSM 6725 DNA harbors:
- a CDS encoding family 43 glycosylhydrolase, with protein MKILRMFKNLIIETIILSMILWLFFSHNASFISAVGGEALRGGTAATNPIILADIPDPDIVRVGKDYYMVSTTMHMTPGVPIMHSTDLVNWRIIGYVYDRLEENDAHNLKNGQNVYGKGQWAPCIRYHKGKFYVIFASLDSGKTYLFSSAKITGPWERVEFHEYLHDPTLLFDDDGKVYIIYGNKEIRIRELTPDLKAFNPLGLNKVIIKSKIEGLEEGSHAYKINGRYYITTIRWEKGKIREECIYRSDRIDGPYEGKVVLSDTMGYKNNGVAQGGLIDTPDGKWFSMLFQDHDAVGRVPVLVPVRWKNGWPVFGDENGKVPIRFVKPGRSSFETEIVKSDEFYQEKIETNFRRFEVERNLEITAQEELAVNGDFKRGKVGWKGKDGSKVEVVKEENRNVLHVYSISDQGTGVQQNFTGKIMKGKKYKSVFRVKYTKGAETVEFVLCARLSNGNNVISKELVKGLAQKNEWTTISSIFEIDQNFDTISLLVKVLSIGNKQEKVTEFYVDFFSVKEVLFTSKEPEQVAPNGSVLNLTWQWNHNPDNTKWSLLERKGFLRLRTCDVVNDIQQARNTLTQRTIGPKCSGWILMDVSKMNDGDVAGLAAFQKEYGFIGVSKQRNKYYIIMVDKGKEVARENLQQMMVYLKIDFDFEVDKAYFYYSYDGINWTKCGSELEMKYTLPQHFMGYRFAIFNFATKKPGGYVDIDFFKFENKLTGIKTENYLKAYFDKTEILLDNSTDKKYQVSICVNSLPKNEKIEQVELLLNHPEWIDVAGIKKENKLLENAIVKVIKREANQTTISISNIKKELIDKDNKWQRIVNIQLKQKIKLSESNKGEISIKSFVLQTEKEKISYGSDAAVTKVEYTAPKVPIGKIPPNANPLISHKFGADPAVLVYNDRVYVYLTNDILEYDADGNIVDNTYSKINKITVISSEDLVNWTDHGEIEVAGPNGVAKWATQSWAPSIAYKKINGKDKFFLYFANNASGIGVLTSDSPIGPWVDPLGRPLISRSTPGVEGVVWLFDPAVLVDDDGKAYIYFGGGVPQGQDQMPNTARVMQLGDDMISVVGSAKTIHAPFMFEDSGINKINGIYCYSYCTNFYGGSRPQGSPPAGVIAYMISKNPMGPWEYRGVILNNPGYFFGVGGNNHHQIFMFKGKWYITYHAQTLAKDMGAAKGYRSPHINEVVIEGDKIREVVADYKGVNQVKLFDPYRLVEAETFAWCAGVSTKKADASNNMCLTDINDGDWIALSKVDFGNAGAKKFEAIVNNVNGESLIEIKLDSLDGRTIAVVEVKHQQEFLSKWTKVETKVEKVTGVHDLYFVFRGKKQNKLFDMDYWRFMK; from the coding sequence ATGAAGATTTTGAGGATGTTTAAAAATTTAATTATAGAAACAATCATTTTGAGTATGATACTATGGTTGTTTTTTAGTCATAACGCAAGCTTTATTTCTGCCGTAGGAGGAGAAGCATTGAGAGGGGGAACAGCTGCAACAAATCCGATAATTCTTGCTGATATTCCTGATCCTGACATTGTTAGAGTTGGAAAAGACTATTACATGGTCAGCACCACAATGCATATGACACCAGGTGTTCCAATTATGCATTCAACAGATCTTGTGAACTGGAGGATAATTGGCTATGTTTATGACAGGTTAGAAGAAAATGATGCACATAATTTAAAAAATGGTCAAAACGTTTACGGAAAAGGGCAATGGGCACCTTGTATAAGATACCATAAAGGTAAATTTTATGTAATATTTGCTTCATTAGATTCTGGCAAGACTTACTTGTTTAGCTCAGCGAAAATTACGGGACCATGGGAGAGGGTGGAATTTCACGAATATCTCCATGATCCAACCCTTTTATTTGATGATGATGGGAAAGTCTACATTATATACGGTAATAAAGAAATAAGAATTAGAGAATTAACTCCAGATTTAAAAGCTTTTAATCCACTGGGACTGAACAAGGTAATTATTAAATCTAAAATTGAAGGACTTGAGGAAGGTTCACATGCTTACAAAATAAACGGTAGGTACTACATAACAACAATTCGGTGGGAAAAAGGAAAAATAAGAGAAGAATGTATATACAGATCAGATAGAATTGATGGGCCATATGAAGGGAAAGTTGTACTCAGTGATACCATGGGATACAAGAATAACGGTGTTGCACAGGGAGGACTTATCGATACACCGGATGGAAAATGGTTTTCAATGCTTTTTCAAGACCATGACGCAGTTGGGCGTGTTCCAGTTCTTGTGCCTGTCAGGTGGAAAAATGGATGGCCAGTCTTTGGAGATGAAAATGGTAAAGTTCCGATAAGATTTGTAAAGCCGGGCAGGAGCAGTTTTGAAACTGAAATTGTGAAAAGCGATGAGTTTTACCAAGAAAAAATAGAAACAAATTTCAGAAGATTTGAAGTTGAGAGAAATTTGGAAATTACAGCACAAGAAGAGCTTGCAGTAAACGGCGATTTTAAAAGGGGGAAAGTTGGCTGGAAAGGCAAAGATGGTTCAAAGGTGGAAGTTGTGAAAGAAGAAAACAGAAATGTTCTTCATGTCTATTCTATTTCAGACCAAGGTACAGGAGTGCAACAAAACTTTACTGGTAAAATTATGAAAGGAAAAAAATATAAATCTGTTTTTAGAGTTAAATACACAAAAGGTGCTGAAACTGTAGAATTTGTCTTATGTGCAAGACTGTCAAATGGAAATAATGTGATTTCCAAAGAGCTTGTAAAGGGATTGGCGCAAAAAAATGAATGGACAACAATATCTAGTATATTTGAGATTGACCAGAATTTTGATACAATATCATTATTAGTAAAAGTTTTATCTATTGGAAATAAACAGGAGAAAGTAACCGAATTTTATGTGGACTTTTTCTCTGTAAAAGAGGTGCTTTTTACAAGTAAAGAACCAGAACAAGTAGCACCAAATGGTTCGGTATTAAACTTGACGTGGCAATGGAATCATAACCCTGATAACACAAAGTGGTCTTTGCTTGAAAGAAAAGGCTTTCTTAGATTAAGAACTTGTGATGTGGTAAATGATATACAGCAGGCAAGAAATACGTTGACTCAGCGAACTATAGGTCCAAAATGTTCAGGATGGATACTTATGGATGTAAGTAAGATGAATGATGGGGATGTTGCTGGACTTGCTGCATTTCAAAAAGAGTATGGGTTTATCGGTGTTTCAAAGCAGAGAAACAAATATTATATAATAATGGTTGATAAAGGGAAAGAAGTTGCAAGAGAAAATTTACAGCAAATGATGGTGTATTTAAAGATTGATTTTGATTTTGAAGTTGATAAAGCATATTTCTACTACAGCTATGATGGAATTAATTGGACGAAATGTGGTTCTGAACTTGAAATGAAGTATACCTTGCCCCAGCATTTTATGGGATACAGATTTGCAATATTCAATTTTGCGACAAAAAAGCCAGGCGGTTATGTTGATATAGATTTCTTTAAATTTGAGAATAAACTAACTGGCATAAAAACAGAAAATTATTTGAAGGCATATTTTGATAAAACTGAAATTTTACTTGATAACTCTACTGATAAAAAATATCAAGTTTCTATTTGCGTAAATTCTCTTCCTAAGAATGAAAAAATAGAACAAGTTGAACTTTTGTTGAACCATCCTGAATGGATTGATGTTGCTGGCATAAAAAAAGAAAATAAGCTGCTTGAAAATGCAATTGTAAAAGTAATTAAAAGAGAAGCAAATCAGACAACAATTTCAATTTCTAACATAAAAAAAGAGCTTATAGACAAAGATAATAAATGGCAGAGAATAGTAAATATTCAACTAAAACAAAAAATAAAACTATCAGAGTCAAATAAAGGTGAAATATCAATTAAATCATTTGTTTTACAAACAGAGAAAGAAAAAATTAGTTATGGGAGTGACGCTGCAGTGACAAAGGTAGAATACACTGCACCTAAAGTACCAATAGGTAAAATTCCACCTAATGCAAATCCTCTAATTTCACACAAGTTTGGTGCTGACCCCGCTGTTCTTGTTTACAATGATAGGGTATATGTTTATCTTACAAACGACATTTTAGAGTATGACGCAGACGGAAATATTGTGGACAATACCTATAGTAAGATAAATAAAATTACTGTTATTTCTTCTGAAGACCTTGTCAATTGGACAGACCATGGAGAGATTGAAGTTGCAGGACCAAATGGAGTTGCAAAATGGGCAACTCAGTCATGGGCTCCAAGCATTGCTTACAAAAAAATAAATGGCAAAGATAAATTCTTCCTGTACTTTGCAAATAACGCAAGCGGTATAGGTGTTTTGACAAGCGACAGTCCAATAGGTCCATGGGTGGATCCTCTTGGAAGACCATTAATTTCAAGGTCTACACCGGGAGTAGAAGGCGTTGTTTGGCTATTTGACCCTGCAGTCTTGGTAGATGATGATGGAAAGGCATACATTTACTTTGGCGGTGGAGTTCCGCAAGGACAAGACCAAATGCCAAATACTGCACGTGTTATGCAACTGGGTGATGATATGATAAGTGTTGTAGGAAGTGCAAAAACCATTCATGCACCATTTATGTTTGAAGATTCTGGTATTAACAAGATAAATGGAATTTACTGTTATTCCTACTGCACAAACTTTTATGGTGGATCAAGACCACAGGGAAGTCCACCTGCTGGTGTAATAGCTTACATGATTAGTAAAAATCCTATGGGGCCATGGGAATACAGAGGAGTTATACTCAACAATCCTGGATATTTCTTTGGAGTTGGTGGCAATAATCATCACCAGATTTTTATGTTTAAAGGTAAATGGTATATTACATATCATGCGCAAACTCTTGCAAAAGATATGGGTGCAGCTAAAGGATACAGGTCACCGCATATAAACGAGGTTGTTATTGAGGGTGATAAGATCAGAGAGGTTGTTGCGGATTATAAAGGTGTCAATCAAGTAAAGCTGTTTGATCCGTATAGACTGGTTGAAGCTGAGACATTTGCATGGTGTGCAGGTGTGTCCACAAAGAAAGCAGATGCAAGTAACAACATGTGTCTTACTGATATTAATGATGGTGATTGGATAGCTCTTTCAAAAGTAGATTTTGGGAATGCTGGAGCAAAAAAGTTTGAAGCGATTGTGAATAATGTAAATGGTGAAAGCTTAATAGAGATAAAGCTTGATTCTTTAGATGGGAGAACCATTGCAGTTGTGGAAGTCAAACATCAGCAAGAATTTTTATCCAAGTGGACAAAGGTAGAAACAAAGGTTGAAAAAGTA
- a CDS encoding ABC transporter substrate-binding protein → MVRPKIVKRIISVLVAICMLASVALIVGKSPQRVQASSKLGDISFLRPGFSKESLKSTDIFNKAVAKAIEDYQKKYGGKVNIVYSDWNNWQTKIIARMAAGDPIDVIFGGTGTFPAFYNRGLVQPLDKYVDLKAPYINKRAMDYAFKYNGHYYLASQKGSNVPWLVIYNKDLMLEEGIDEEEMPLALYKKGRWNWDTFAALAKKLTADTNKDGKIDRYGVNFWAATAIVYANGTQFVKVDSSGKGKVNFDNPALQRALNFYKKGAKEGWLARDWDITVSGLKKRQTVMLVAPQYKFDQDKREVEDELEAAPLPLGPDNKSGLYPFDADGYGIMKGSKNPVGAGKFINLLLESVQKNHDDVNAKNRPKYLVDFVNKLAEKSFYPGLGESMLGMPHWDIFGRVDSSDSVAAALSSLRPQVEKNVKEASAGAINAVYKPFKPFTINFEDGKLDTFKVLDTSKKTVKLSIASGKEAIKGKSLKVTWDQGKDGGEIYVVTAPEKVKIYGWHDYTVSFDVKVLKAPKAGKTTVVCSILNDTKPNATSYGSITKTIDKGQTVYHVEGNITNIPDNSDKMCLRIGVQEGVDFVIDNIKVVELE, encoded by the coding sequence ATGGTAAGACCAAAGATTGTTAAAAGAATTATTTCGGTTTTAGTAGCTATTTGTATGCTTGCTTCAGTTGCTTTGATTGTGGGCAAGTCTCCACAAAGAGTGCAAGCGTCATCAAAACTTGGTGACATTTCATTCTTAAGACCTGGTTTTTCTAAAGAGAGTTTAAAAAGTACTGACATTTTCAACAAAGCAGTTGCAAAGGCAATTGAAGACTATCAGAAAAAATATGGTGGAAAAGTAAACATAGTATATTCTGACTGGAACAACTGGCAAACAAAGATAATTGCAAGGATGGCTGCAGGTGATCCAATCGATGTTATTTTTGGAGGAACCGGGACATTTCCGGCATTTTACAACAGAGGGCTTGTACAACCACTTGATAAGTATGTTGATTTGAAAGCTCCATATATAAACAAAAGAGCAATGGACTATGCATTCAAGTACAATGGTCACTACTATTTAGCAAGCCAGAAAGGTTCGAATGTTCCATGGCTGGTTATATATAACAAAGACTTAATGTTAGAAGAAGGTATTGATGAAGAAGAAATGCCGCTTGCTCTTTACAAGAAGGGAAGATGGAACTGGGATACATTTGCCGCACTTGCTAAGAAGCTGACAGCTGATACAAATAAAGATGGAAAGATTGATAGGTATGGTGTAAACTTCTGGGCAGCAACAGCTATTGTATACGCAAACGGCACACAGTTTGTTAAGGTTGATTCATCTGGTAAAGGCAAGGTAAACTTTGATAATCCAGCGCTTCAGAGAGCATTGAACTTCTACAAAAAGGGTGCAAAAGAAGGCTGGCTTGCTAGAGACTGGGATATAACAGTTTCTGGTTTGAAGAAGAGACAAACTGTAATGCTTGTTGCACCACAATATAAATTTGATCAGGACAAGAGAGAGGTTGAAGATGAGCTTGAAGCTGCTCCATTGCCACTTGGACCAGACAACAAGTCAGGGCTTTATCCATTCGATGCAGACGGGTATGGCATTATGAAGGGTTCAAAGAATCCAGTTGGTGCTGGAAAGTTTATTAACCTGTTATTAGAAAGCGTCCAAAAGAATCATGATGATGTCAATGCAAAAAATAGACCAAAATACTTAGTAGATTTTGTTAATAAGCTTGCAGAAAAATCTTTCTATCCAGGCTTAGGAGAGTCAATGCTTGGTATGCCACACTGGGATATATTCGGAAGAGTTGACAGTTCTGACTCTGTTGCAGCTGCATTGTCAAGTTTGAGACCTCAAGTTGAAAAGAACGTCAAAGAAGCTTCAGCTGGTGCTATTAATGCAGTTTACAAACCATTCAAGCCATTTACAATTAACTTTGAGGATGGAAAATTAGATACATTCAAAGTTTTAGATACATCAAAGAAGACAGTTAAACTTTCAATTGCTTCAGGTAAAGAAGCTATAAAAGGAAAATCCTTGAAGGTAACTTGGGACCAAGGAAAAGACGGTGGCGAGATTTATGTAGTAACAGCACCAGAAAAGGTTAAGATATACGGGTGGCATGACTATACTGTAAGCTTTGATGTCAAAGTCTTGAAAGCACCAAAAGCTGGCAAGACGACAGTTGTATGTTCAATCCTCAATGATACAAAACCAAATGCAACATCTTATGGCAGCATTACAAAGACAATTGATAAAGGTCAGACTGTCTACCATGTAGAAGGTAATATTACAAATATTCCAGATAACTCTGACAAGATGTGCTTGAGAATTGGCGTTCAAGAAGGAGTAGACTTTGTAATTGATAATATTAAGGTTGTAGAACTTGAATAA